The following is a genomic window from Geoalkalibacter halelectricus.
CATGCGCGAGGCCGACATCGAAGCCAAGCTCAGAAGCCTGATCGATTGAATATTTCAGGAGAGAAAAACGTGCAGACCAAAATTCTTCTCAACGATAGTCAGATTCCCAAGCGCTGGTACAACGTGATTCCCGATATGCCCGGGCAGATGGCGCCGGTCATCCACCCCCAAACCGGAAAACCGGCGGCGCCGGAAGATCTTGCCCCGATTTTTCCCATGGAGTTGATCGAGCAGGAGGTCAGCCGCGAGCGCTGGATCGATATCCCCGAGGAGGTGCTCAAGGCCTACCAACTCTGGCGCCCCTCGCCCCTGTATCGTGCTCACCGCCTGGAAGCGGCGCTGCAAACTCCCGCCAAAATCTATTATAAATACGAGGGCGTATCCCCTGCCGGCTCGCACAAGCCCAACACCGCCATTCCCCAGGCCTGGTACAACAAGCAGGCTGGCATCCGGCGCCTGGCCACCGAAACCGGCGCCGGGCAGTGGGGCAGTTCCATGGCCCTGGCGGCGGGTTTTTTCGGCCTGGACGTCACGGTTTACATGGTGCGGGTCAGCTGCGAGCAAAAGCCCTATCGCAAAAGTCTGATGGAGGTGTGGGGCGCCAAGGTGATTCCCTCGCCCAGTCCGCAGACGGTCGTCGGGCGCAAGATTCTCGAACAAACCCCCGATACGCCCGGGTCCCTGGGCATCGCCATCAGCGAAGCGGTGGAAGATGCCGCCAGCCATTCGGATACCAACTATGCCCTGGGCAGCGTCCTCAATCATGTCTGCCTGCACCAAAGCGTGATCGGGCTCGAAGCCATGGAGCAGCTGCGGCTGGTCGGTGATTATCCCGATGTGGTCCTGGGGGCCTGCGGCGGCGGCAGCAACTTTGCCGGCATCGCCTTTCCTTTCGTGCGAGACAAGGTCAACGGCAAGCAAGTGCGCCTGGTCGGGGTGGAGCCGGCCTCCTGCCCGACCCTGACCAAGGGGGTCTATGCCTTTGACTACGGCGATACCGCCAAGCTCACGCCCATCACCAAGATGTACACCCTGGGACATGATTTCGTGCCGCCCGGAATCCACGCCGGCGGGTTGCGCTACCACGGGCAGAGCGCCCTGGTCAGCCAACTCTATCACGAAGGGGTCATCGAGGCGCTGGCCTACCCGCAGAACACTTGCTTCGAGGCGGCCCTGCTGTTCGCCCGCAGTGAAGGCATCGTGCCGGCTCCTGAGTCCTCCCATGCAATTCGCGGTGCGGTGGATGAGGCCATCAAGTCTCGTGAGGAAGGTCGCGAGCGCACCATTTTGTTTTGCCTCTCGGGACATGGCCATTTCGACATGTCCGCCTATGATGCCTATCTCGCCGGGCAGCTTGAGGACTACGAGTACCCCGAGGAAAACATCCGCGCCTCCCTGGCCAATCTGCCGCGGGTTGAGCTCTAGGGACGGCTGTTGGGATGGCGGGGGTGCGGGTCAAGATTTGCGGCATCACCAACCGGGATGACGCGCTGCATGCCGTCGCCTGCGGCGCGGATGCCCTGGGCTTTGTGTTTTACTCGGAAAGCCCGCGTTGCGTGACGCCCGAGCAGGTTCGTCCCATCGTGGTCGCGCTGCCGCCATTCGTCAGCGCCACCGGTCTGTTCGTCAATGCATCCCAGAAAAGCATTATCCAGATTGCTGAATTTTGCCGCCTGGATGTGCTACAGTTGCATGGCGACGAGACGCCCGCGGATTGCCGCTTCGAGGGGCGCCGGGTGATCAAGGCGCTGCGTGTGCGTGATGCGGATAGCTTGAACCAGGCAGCGGCTTATCCCGTGGCGGCGCTGCTTCTGGATGCCTGGGTGCCTGGGCACTACGGCGGAACCGGCGAATGTTTCAATTGGGCGCTTGCCGCAGAGCAGGCGCGCAGCCGT
Proteins encoded in this region:
- a CDS encoding phosphoribosylanthranilate isomerase, with product MAGVRVKICGITNRDDALHAVACGADALGFVFYSESPRCVTPEQVRPIVVALPPFVSATGLFVNASQKSIIQIAEFCRLDVLQLHGDETPADCRFEGRRVIKALRVRDADSLNQAAAYPVAALLLDAWVPGHYGGTGECFNWALAAEQARSRPIILAGGLNPENVAAAVETVRPFAVDVSSGVESAPGRKDPRRVADFIRNAKSV
- a CDS encoding TrpB-like pyridoxal phosphate-dependent enzyme; translated protein: MQTKILLNDSQIPKRWYNVIPDMPGQMAPVIHPQTGKPAAPEDLAPIFPMELIEQEVSRERWIDIPEEVLKAYQLWRPSPLYRAHRLEAALQTPAKIYYKYEGVSPAGSHKPNTAIPQAWYNKQAGIRRLATETGAGQWGSSMALAAGFFGLDVTVYMVRVSCEQKPYRKSLMEVWGAKVIPSPSPQTVVGRKILEQTPDTPGSLGIAISEAVEDAASHSDTNYALGSVLNHVCLHQSVIGLEAMEQLRLVGDYPDVVLGACGGGSNFAGIAFPFVRDKVNGKQVRLVGVEPASCPTLTKGVYAFDYGDTAKLTPITKMYTLGHDFVPPGIHAGGLRYHGQSALVSQLYHEGVIEALAYPQNTCFEAALLFARSEGIVPAPESSHAIRGAVDEAIKSREEGRERTILFCLSGHGHFDMSAYDAYLAGQLEDYEYPEENIRASLANLPRVEL